A genome region from Triplophysa rosa linkage group LG24, Trosa_1v2, whole genome shotgun sequence includes the following:
- the tspan12 gene encoding tetraspanin-12, with amino-acid sequence MAREDSVKCLRCLLYALNFLFWLMALCVLGVAACLRDHLNNVLTLTADTRLEEAAILTYSPVVHPIVIAVCCFLIIVAMVGYCGTLKCNLLLLSWYFGSLMVIFCVELASGVWTYDEPMVHRSDMISLKSRMPHFGLQRYQWLTHAWNSIQTELKCCGVIYFTDWLEMTEMEWPPDSCCSNQYPGCARHVHYNDLSDLHQEGCGPKIYSFIRGTKQLQVLRFLSVSIGVAQILAMTLTVTLLWALYYDHKPPEAASPDPQTPNPREEQPKPNHSHPRVAEAWANTPPNGHTQIEMEQLA; translated from the exons ATGGCCCGAGAGGATTCAGTGAAGTGTCTGCGTTGTCTGCTCTACGCTCTCAACTTTCTCTTCTGG CTAATGGCCCTGTGTGTACTGGGAGTGGCCGCCTGCCTCAGGGATCATCTGAACAATGTGCTCACCTTAACCGCTGACACCAG aCTGGAGGAGGCAGCCATTCTCACATACTCCCCTGTTGTCCATCCAATCGTCATCGCCGTGTGCTGTTTTCTAATCATCGTGGCCATGGTGGGCTACTGCGGCACGCTCAAGTGCAATCTGCTCCTACTGTCTTGG TATTTTGGCAGCCTGATGGTGATTTTCTGCGTGGAGCTGGCCAGCGGCGTATGGACGTACGATGAG ccTATGGTACATAGGTCAGATATGATAAGCCTAAAATCACGTATGCCTCATTTTGGCCTGCAACGCTACCAGTGGCTCACACACGCGTGGAACTCCATACAAACCGAG TTAAAGTGTTGTGGAGTGATCTACTTTACTGATTGGCTGGAGATGACAGAGATGGAGTGGCCACCTGACTCCTGTTGCTCCAATCAGTATCCAGGGTGTGCCCGCCACGTCCACTACAATGACCTCAGCGACCTCCACCAGGAG ggctgCGGTCCCAAGATCTACAGTTTCATCCGGGGCACCAAGCAGTTGCAAGTCTTAAGGTTTTTGAGCGTGTCTATAGGAGTGGCTCAGATTCTAGCCATGACATTGACTGTCACACTTCTGTGGGCTCTTTATTACGATCACAAACCACCAGAGGCGGCATCCCCGGACCCCCAAACCCCCAATCCTAGAGAGGAGCAGCCAAAGCCCAATCACTCCCATCCACGAGTGGCTGAGGCCTGGGCGAACACGCCCCCTAATGGACACACCCAGATTGAGATGGAACAGCTCGCCtag
- the ing3 gene encoding inhibitor of growth protein 3, with the protein MLYLEDYLEMIEQLPMDLRDRFTEMREMDLQVQNAMDQLEQRVNEFFTNAKKNKPEWREEQMEVIKKDYYKALEDADEKVQLANQIYDLVDRYLRKLDQELAKFKMELEADNAGITEILERRSLEMDSPSQPVNNHHVHSHATVEKRKYSTPSHHTTEHVPEKKFKSEALLSTLTSDASKENTPGCRVNSMSSTNSVYNSSQSLSSYNLSPLPAGPAAGAGAISMAAAQAVQATAQMKDGRRTSSLKASYEAVKNSDFLSREFALSRESSTYPASALANTLAQPLTSSNSSDSRTGRKTKGNTKSSNHQSSSSSSSSSLSSCSSSSALAHELVQTTVTETDTSSQLDWTYDPNEPRYCICNQVSYGEMVGCDNQDCPIEWFHYGCVGLTEAPKGKWYCPQCTAAMKRRGRRHK; encoded by the exons ATGCTGTACCTAGAAGACTACCTCGAGA TGATCGAGCAGCTACCCATGGATCTCCGCGACAGGTTTACGGAAATGAGAGAGATGGACCTGCAAGTGCAGA ATGCTATGGACCAGCTAGAGCAGCGGGTTAATGAGTTCTTTACTAATGCAAAGAAGAACAAACCTGAATGGAGAGAAGAACAGATGGAAGTCATTAAAAAG GACTACTATAAAGCTTTAGAAGATGCAGATGAAAAAGTCCAGTTAGCCAATCAAATTTATGATCTG GTTGATCGGTATTTGAGGAAGTTGGATCAGGAGTTGGCGAAGTTCAAAATGGAGTTGGAGGCAGATAACGCTGGCATCACGGAGATCCTGGAGAGAC GATCGCTTGAGATGGACAGCCCCTCCCAACCTGTCAATAACCACCACGTCCACTCACACGCCACCGTTGAGA AGAGGAAGTACAGCACACCATCCCACCACACTACTGAACATGTACCAGAAAAGAAGTTCAAATCCGAGGCCCTGCTCTCCACACTAACGTCAGACGCCTCTAAAGAAAACACACCAG GCTGCAGAGTGAACAGCATGTCCTCCACTAACAGCGTTTATAACTCCTCCCAGTCGCTTTCCTCGTACAATCTCAGCCCACTTCCTGCCGGGCCCGCCGCTGGGGCGGGGGCTATTTCCATGGCAGCGGCCCAGGCAGTGCAAGCCACCGCACAG atgaaAGACGGCAGGAGAACGTCGAGTCTGAAGGCCAGTTATGAAGCTGTGAAGAACAGTGACTTCTTGAGTCGGGAGTTTGCTTTGAGTCGGGAGTCCAGCACTTACCCGGCTTCTGCGCTGGCCAACACGCTCGCACAACCCCTCACATCTAGCAACAGCTCAGACTCCCGCACAGGACGCAAGACCAA AGGCAACACCAAGTCTTCCAACCACCAATCCTCttcatcctcctcttcctcttctctgtcATCCTGCTCATCATCCTCAGCTCTGGCTCATGAGCTCGTACAGACCACAGTGACGGAGACCGACACCAGCAGTCAGTTGGACTGGACGTATGACCCCAATGAACCCCGATACTGCATCTGCAATCAG GTGTCGTATGGTGAGATGGTCGGCTGCGATAACCAAGAT TGTCCGATCGAATGGTTCCACTACGGCTGCGTGGGTTTGACCGAGGCACCTAAAGGAAAGTGGTACTGCCCACAGTGCACAGCGGCTATGAAGAGGAGAGGAAGACGACACAAATAA